A part of Clostridia bacterium genomic DNA contains:
- the rplQ gene encoding 50S ribosomal protein L17, whose protein sequence is MSKARKLGRPTDHRRAMLRAMVTYLLENGKIETTVTRAMEVGPIAEKMITLGKKNTLHARRRAMAYITKEEVVHKLFTEIAPGYEGRNGGYTRIVKIGPRRGDAAEMAIIELV, encoded by the coding sequence ATGTCTAAAGCACGTAAGCTCGGCAGACCTACCGACCATCGCCGTGCGATGCTTCGCGCAATGGTTACTTATCTGCTTGAGAATGGCAAAATAGAGACGACCGTTACCAGAGCGATGGAGGTTGGCCCCATTGCCGAAAAAATGATAACGCTCGGAAAGAAGAATACGCTTCATGCGCGCCGCCGCGCAATGGCTTATATCACTAAGGAGGAAGTTGTACACAAGCTCTTTACTGAGATAGCTCCCGGTTATGAAGGCCGCAACGGCGGTTATACGCGCATAGTTAAAATCGGTCCCCGCCGCGGCGACGCAGCAGAGATGGCGATTATCGAGCTTGTATAA
- a CDS encoding DNA-directed RNA polymerase subunit alpha: MIEIQKPNITHENAADKDPCYGKFVIAPLERGYGTTLGNSLRRVLLSSLPGVAVTSVKIDGVQHEFTTIPGVKEDVSEIILNLKQLTAKLHSEGMKTLYISAQGECEVTAGSIKEDSDVEILNPDLHIATLGPDAKLHMEITINKGRGYISAERNKTLYQFPAVDTIPVDSIYTPVLKVNYYVEAHRVGQITDYDRLTIEIWTDGTISPNESVSLGAKILNEHLSLFVELSDDAMNAEIMVGKEEVNKEKVLEMTIEELDLSVRSFNCLKRAGINTVEDLTNRTEDDMMKVRNLGRKSLDEVVNKLIALGLNLKKEEE, encoded by the coding sequence GTGATCGAGATTCAAAAGCCTAATATAACACACGAGAACGCCGCTGATAAAGACCCGTGCTACGGTAAATTCGTTATTGCGCCTTTAGAGCGCGGATACGGAACGACACTCGGCAATTCACTTCGCCGCGTGCTGCTTTCTTCGCTTCCGGGCGTTGCCGTTACGAGCGTAAAGATAGACGGCGTACAGCATGAATTCACAACAATCCCGGGAGTTAAAGAGGACGTAAGCGAGATAATACTTAATTTAAAGCAGCTTACGGCAAAGCTTCACTCGGAAGGCATGAAGACCCTTTATATCTCTGCGCAGGGCGAATGCGAAGTCACTGCGGGCAGCATAAAGGAAGATTCCGATGTTGAAATATTAAATCCGGATTTGCACATAGCGACACTTGGACCTGATGCCAAGCTTCATATGGAGATAACCATAAACAAGGGACGAGGATACATTTCCGCAGAACGCAACAAGACGTTGTACCAGTTTCCTGCCGTTGACACGATCCCGGTAGATTCGATTTATACGCCTGTGCTCAAGGTAAATTATTACGTTGAAGCTCACCGCGTAGGTCAGATAACAGACTACGACCGTCTTACGATAGAAATATGGACCGACGGTACGATATCTCCGAATGAGAGCGTTTCTCTGGGCGCTAAGATATTAAATGAACACCTGTCGCTCTTTGTTGAGCTTTCCGATGACGCCATGAACGCTGAGATCATGGTCGGCAAGGAAGAAGTCAACAAGGAAAAGGTGCTCGAAATGACTATTGAAGAGCTGGATCTTTCCGTTCGCTCCTTCAACTGTCTGAAGCGCGCGGGAATAAATACGGTTGAGGATTTGACAAACCGAACTGAGGACGACATGATGAAAGTTCGTAATCTCGGTAGAAAATCACTTGACGAAGTAGTCAACAAGCTTATCGCATTAGGACTTAACTTAAAGAAAGAGGAAGAATAA
- the rpsD gene encoding 30S ribosomal protein S4 — translation MAKNMQPIVKRCRELGISPSVMGYTSASKSESIRDPKKDRRRKSSEYGIQLKEKQKVKFIYGILEKQFRMYYEKAVRARGITGEVLLTTIERRLDNVVYRAGFAMTRREARQLVNHGHFLVNGKSVNIPSYLINSGDVITIKDRSRESVAFKRLLGEDAPKFTIPAWIEREKTELKATITRLPLREDIDFDVQEHLIVELYSK, via the coding sequence ATGGCAAAGAATATGCAACCTATAGTAAAGCGCTGCAGAGAGCTTGGTATTTCGCCGTCAGTTATGGGCTATACGTCTGCTTCGAAGAGTGAATCCATCCGCGATCCCAAAAAGGACAGACGCAGAAAGTCCAGCGAATATGGCATTCAGTTAAAGGAAAAGCAGAAGGTAAAGTTCATATACGGTATTCTGGAGAAGCAGTTCCGTATGTATTACGAGAAGGCAGTTAGAGCGCGCGGCATCACCGGTGAGGTTTTGCTTACGACTATTGAAAGACGCCTTGATAACGTCGTTTACCGCGCAGGCTTCGCTATGACGAGAAGAGAAGCTCGCCAGCTCGTAAATCACGGCCATTTCTTAGTAAACGGAAAATCTGTGAACATCCCGTCCTATCTTATCAATTCCGGCGACGTTATAACTATAAAGGACAGAAGCCGCGAGTCTGTTGCTTTCAAGCGCCTGCTCGGCGAGGATGCGCCCAAGTTCACCATCCCCGCATGGATAGAGCGTGAGAAGACGGAGCTTAAAGCTACAATAACGAGACTGCCTCTTAGAGAAGATATTGACTTTGATGTTCAAGAACATCTTATCGTTGAGTTGTACTCCAAGTAA
- the rpsK gene encoding 30S ribosomal protein S11: MAKATQKKGGRKRIVRKNIERGAAHIRSSFNNTIVTITDTQGNAISWASAGGLGFRGSRKSTPFAAQTAAETAAKAAMEHGLKYVEVFVKGPGSGREAAIRALQTAGLEVSMIKDVTLIPHNGCRPPKRRRV, from the coding sequence TTGGCTAAAGCAACGCAGAAGAAGGGCGGAAGAAAGCGCATCGTAAGAAAGAATATCGAGCGCGGCGCAGCTCATATCCGCTCCTCGTTTAACAATACGATAGTAACGATAACCGATACGCAGGGCAATGCTATTTCCTGGGCGTCGGCAGGCGGACTGGGCTTCAGAGGTTCGAGAAAATCCACTCCGTTCGCAGCTCAGACGGCAGCGGAGACCGCAGCCAAGGCAGCAATGGAGCATGGACTCAAGTATGTTGAGGTTTTTGTAAAGGGCCCCGGTTCGGGCAGAGAAGCGGCAATACGTGCATTACAGACTGCCGGTCTTGAAGTAAGCATGATAAAGGACGTTACTCTCATCCCGCACAACGGATGCAGACCGCCTAAGCGCAGACGTGTCTAA
- the rpsM gene encoding 30S ribosomal protein S13 yields the protein MARIAGIDLPRDKRVEIGLTYIYGIGRSHAQEILKNSGINPDTRVKDLSEDEVALIRDYIDKHFEVEGDLRRTVALDIKRLTEIGCYRGIRHRRGLPVRGQRTKTNARTRKGPKKTIANKKK from the coding sequence ATGGCTAGAATAGCAGGCATTGACCTTCCCAGAGATAAGAGAGTTGAAATAGGACTCACGTATATCTACGGAATAGGCAGAAGCCATGCTCAGGAGATATTAAAGAACTCCGGTATCAATCCCGATACGAGAGTAAAGGATCTGAGCGAGGATGAAGTAGCGCTTATAAGAGATTATATAGATAAGCACTTTGAGGTTGAGGGCGACCTTAGACGTACTGTTGCGCTTGACATAAAGCGCCTTACCGAAATAGGCTGCTATCGCGGTATAAGACACAGAAGAGGCCTTCCCGTTCGCGGACAGCGTACAAAGACTAACGCTCGCACGAGAAAAGGTCCCAAGAAGACAATCGCCAATAAGAAGAAGTAA
- the rpmJ gene encoding 50S ribosomal protein L36 produces the protein MKVRPSVKPICEKCKIIKRKGKVMVICENPKHKQKQG, from the coding sequence ATGAAAGTTAGACCGTCGGTAAAACCGATTTGCGAAAAATGCAAAATCATAAAGCGTAAAGGCAAGGTTATGGTAATTTGCGAAAACCCGAAGCACAAGCAGAAGCAGGGCTAA
- the infA gene encoding translation initiation factor IF-1, which produces MAKDDVIEVEGKVVEALPNATFMVELPNGHKVLSHISGKLRLNFIRILPGDKVTLEMSPYDLTRGRITWRAK; this is translated from the coding sequence ATGGCTAAGGATGATGTAATTGAAGTAGAGGGTAAAGTAGTTGAAGCGCTTCCTAATGCTACATTCATGGTTGAGCTTCCCAACGGTCACAAGGTTTTGTCGCACATTTCCGGAAAACTCAGATTGAATTTCATAAGGATTCTGCCCGGCGACAAGGTGACCCTCGAGATGAGCCCGTATGATCTTACGCGCGGCAGGATAACGTGGCGCGCGAAATAA
- a CDS encoding KOW domain-containing RNA-binding protein has translation MDDIIISSIVRSLNGRDEGRLFVVIGFPKENHVSIANGRQRKIESPKIKKLKHIELVTQSSTRTAQKLRTGDKVTNAELRREIAGVENCSDEASDSMTGGI, from the coding sequence ATGGATGACATCATTATTTCCAGCATCGTCCGTTCACTCAACGGACGCGACGAGGGAAGGTTGTTCGTGGTCATAGGTTTTCCGAAAGAAAATCATGTATCGATTGCTAACGGCAGACAGCGTAAGATCGAATCGCCTAAGATAAAGAAGCTCAAGCATATTGAGCTTGTAACGCAAAGCAGCACGCGCACGGCGCAGAAGCTGCGCACAGGCGATAAGGTCACAAATGCCGAATTGCGAAGAGAGATCGCCGGAGTGGAAAACTGTTCCGACGAAGCTTCAGATTCTATGACAGGGGGTATTTAA
- the map gene encoding type I methionyl aminopeptidase, translated as MIYIKSRLEIECMREAGKIAGGARALAASLCKPGVSMLDIDRKVHAYITRHKATPSFLNYGGFPNSVCISINDVVIHGIPSERKLKEGDIVSIDVGALYKGFHGDCADTIPVGDVSDEAKKLIEVTRQSFFEGLKMAKEGNRLGDISNAIGTYAESFGYGVVDKYVGHGIGRELHEDPPVPNFGRAGHGIRLREGLALAIEPMINAGTRDVYVDDDKWTVHTADARLSAHYENTVVITGDEPIITTLVE; from the coding sequence ATGATCTACATCAAATCCCGTTTGGAGATTGAGTGTATGCGCGAAGCGGGGAAGATAGCCGGAGGCGCCAGGGCGCTGGCGGCCTCGCTGTGCAAGCCGGGCGTTTCCATGCTCGACATCGACAGAAAGGTCCATGCCTACATCACGCGCCACAAGGCGACGCCGTCGTTTTTAAACTACGGTGGTTTCCCTAACAGCGTATGCATTTCGATCAACGACGTTGTAATACACGGCATACCCTCGGAAAGAAAACTGAAAGAGGGAGATATCGTGAGCATCGACGTGGGTGCGCTTTATAAGGGCTTTCACGGAGACTGTGCCGATACGATACCCGTGGGAGATGTTTCCGATGAGGCAAAAAAGCTTATCGAAGTGACAAGGCAATCTTTCTTTGAAGGGTTGAAAATGGCGAAAGAGGGCAATCGCCTGGGCGACATTTCAAACGCAATCGGCACGTATGCCGAAAGCTTTGGATACGGCGTTGTTGACAAGTACGTGGGCCACGGTATCGGCAGAGAGCTTCACGAGGATCCGCCTGTACCGAATTTCGGAAGGGCAGGTCACGGTATACGCCTAAGAGAAGGCCTGGCGCTGGCAATAGAGCCAATGATAAACGCCGGCACGCGCGACGTATACGTTGACGATGATAAATGGACGGTTCACACGGCTGACGCAAGGCTGTCGGCGCATTATGAGAACACGGTGGTTATTACGGGAGATGAACCTATAATAACGACTCTTGTGGAATGA
- a CDS encoding adenylate kinase, with protein sequence MKLIFLGAPGAGKGTQAEFVCKELNIPAISTGAIIRAALKNQTELGRKAESYMKSGALVPDEVVIEIIKERLGEDDCKNGFLLDGFPRTVVQAEALESMGIDIDRVVNIVLGDDVIIDRLTNRRVCEGCGATYHLISLPSKDNVHCDKCGKKLILRKDDEPETVVNRLKIYHEQTQPLEDFYAKKDKLINIDGKRELKAVTADILAALKG encoded by the coding sequence ATGAAACTTATATTTTTGGGCGCTCCCGGCGCAGGCAAAGGAACTCAGGCGGAATTTGTTTGCAAGGAGCTTAACATTCCCGCAATATCTACGGGAGCTATAATCAGAGCGGCGCTGAAAAATCAGACTGAGCTCGGTCGTAAGGCTGAGTCCTACATGAAGTCCGGCGCGCTCGTTCCCGATGAGGTAGTTATCGAGATCATCAAGGAACGTCTCGGAGAGGACGACTGCAAGAACGGTTTTCTTTTAGACGGATTTCCGCGCACTGTCGTACAGGCTGAGGCTCTTGAGAGCATGGGAATAGATATAGACCGTGTGGTAAACATCGTTTTAGGCGACGACGTAATAATCGACCGCCTTACGAACAGACGCGTGTGCGAAGGCTGCGGAGCGACTTATCATCTTATAAGCTTGCCGTCAAAGGACAACGTTCACTGCGACAAATGCGGTAAGAAGCTTATTTTAAGAAAAGACGACGAACCCGAGACCGTTGTAAACCGTCTGAAGATTTACCACGAACAGACTCAGCCGCTTGAAGATTTTTATGCTAAAAAGGATAAGCTGATAAATATCGACGGTAAGCGCGAACTTAAAGCAGTTACCGCTGATATTTTAGCCGCCCTGAAAGGTTAG
- the secY gene encoding preprotein translocase subunit SecY codes for MVETIKNAWAIPELRKKILFTILMIVIFRIGSVIPVPYIDPVAMNAFMEATGGTIFGFLDTLTGGAFASATIFALSITPYINASIIMQLLTVAIPALERLAKEGVEGRKKIAKYTRYLTVLIGLLMGFAYYMVLRNQFNAVLYPSNVFVAFVIILTFTAGTAFIMWLGEQITEYGIGNGISIILFAGIISRGPAMVKSVIAMNESGQLNVLTTIILIIVAVLIVAFVVFMTNAERRIPVQYAKRVVGRKMYGGQSTHIPLKVNMSGVLPIIFASSIVSLPELIARFLPAPEVGSFGYLVLNLISSSSWLYAVIYFLLIIFFNFFYVSIQFNPIEVANNLKKNGGFVPGIRPGKPTSDYISKILSKVIVIGAIFLGLIAVLPIFFSRALGMNLYFGGTSLLIVVGVALDTVKQMESQMLMRHYKGFLE; via the coding sequence ATGGTAGAGACCATAAAGAACGCATGGGCGATACCGGAGCTTCGTAAAAAGATCCTGTTTACGATCCTGATGATCGTGATATTCAGAATAGGATCGGTAATCCCGGTGCCCTATATAGACCCCGTTGCGATGAACGCTTTTATGGAAGCGACAGGCGGAACAATATTCGGATTTTTAGATACTTTGACCGGCGGTGCGTTTGCCTCGGCAACGATATTCGCTCTGTCTATAACCCCGTATATCAACGCATCGATCATTATGCAGCTTTTGACTGTGGCGATCCCGGCACTCGAAAGACTTGCAAAAGAAGGCGTTGAGGGAAGAAAGAAGATCGCAAAGTACACGAGATACCTCACCGTGCTTATTGGTCTTCTCATGGGATTTGCCTATTATATGGTGCTCAGAAACCAGTTCAACGCAGTGCTTTATCCCAGCAATGTTTTTGTGGCGTTCGTAATTATACTGACGTTTACGGCGGGCACGGCATTCATCATGTGGCTCGGCGAGCAGATAACCGAATACGGCATAGGCAACGGCATATCGATAATCCTTTTTGCAGGTATTATTTCGAGAGGCCCCGCTATGGTGAAGTCGGTCATCGCAATGAATGAGTCCGGCCAGCTTAACGTTCTGACTACGATAATCCTTATTATCGTTGCAGTACTCATCGTTGCATTTGTTGTATTTATGACAAATGCCGAAAGAAGAATACCTGTACAGTACGCAAAGCGCGTTGTAGGACGCAAGATGTACGGCGGTCAGTCCACGCATATTCCGTTAAAGGTCAATATGTCCGGCGTGCTTCCGATAATCTTTGCATCGTCCATCGTAAGCTTGCCTGAGCTTATAGCAAGATTTTTGCCCGCTCCCGAAGTAGGAAGCTTCGGATATCTCGTACTGAACCTGATAAGCTCGTCTTCGTGGCTCTATGCGGTCATTTACTTCCTGCTTATCATATTCTTCAACTTCTTCTACGTGTCGATCCAGTTCAACCCGATAGAAGTTGCAAACAATTTAAAGAAAAACGGCGGATTTGTACCGGGCATTCGCCCCGGCAAGCCCACCAGCGACTATATTTCCAAGATACTGTCGAAGGTCATAGTTATAGGCGCTATCTTCTTAGGCCTTATCGCAGTGCTTCCGATATTCTTCTCGAGAGCGCTCGGCATGAACCTCTACTTCGGCGGCACCTCGCTCCTCATAGTAGTAGGCGTTGCACTTGATACCGTAAAGCAGATGGAGTCCCAGATGCTTATGAGACATTACAAGGGCTTCTTGGAATAG
- the rplO gene encoding 50S ribosomal protein L15 — translation MNLHELAPQAGSVKPAYRKGRGPGSGNGKTAGRGHKGQNARSGGGVRIGFEGGQMPLQRRLPKRGFNNIFAKTYVSVNVSALEAFESGATVDSAALLEAGIIKKECDGIKILGGGELTKKLTVKAAKFSKTAQEKITNAGGQTEVI, via the coding sequence ATGAATTTACATGAACTTGCTCCCCAGGCCGGCTCCGTAAAGCCCGCGTACAGAAAGGGCAGAGGTCCCGGCTCCGGCAACGGCAAGACGGCCGGCAGAGGTCATAAGGGCCAGAACGCAAGAAGCGGCGGCGGTGTAAGAATAGGCTTTGAAGGCGGTCAGATGCCGCTGCAGAGACGCCTCCCCAAGAGAGGTTTTAACAACATCTTTGCTAAAACTTATGTAAGCGTTAACGTATCTGCGCTTGAAGCTTTCGAGTCGGGCGCAACTGTTGACAGCGCTGCTTTGCTTGAAGCAGGTATCATCAAAAAGGAGTGCGACGGCATAAAGATCCTCGGAGGCGGCGAGCTTACCAAGAAGCTTACGGTCAAAGCAGCTAAGTTCTCAAAAACCGCTCAGGAGAAAATTACGAACGCCGGCGGCCAAACTGAGGTGATATAG
- the rpmD gene encoding 50S ribosomal protein L30 — MAKLKITLKKSLIGRGEKQILTAHSLGLRKINDVTLQPDNAQTQGKIKRIIHLVEVQEEN; from the coding sequence ATGGCGAAATTAAAGATTACGCTCAAAAAGAGCCTTATCGGAAGAGGCGAAAAGCAGATATTGACCGCTCACTCTTTAGGCTTGAGGAAGATAAACGATGTGACCTTACAGCCCGATAACGCTCAGACTCAGGGAAAAATAAAACGCATTATACACTTGGTAGAAGTACAAGAGGAAAATTAA
- the rpsE gene encoding 30S ribosomal protein S5, translating into MLEKIDANALELSEKVVTINRVTKVVKGGRIYKFAALVVVGDGDGHVGCGMGKAAEVPEAIRKGIEDAKKNIIKVSLDESTVPHETIGAFGAARVLLKPAAPGTGVIAGGPVRAVLELAGIKDIRTKSLRSNNPRNVVMATIAGLASMRDAEKVASTRGRTVEEIIG; encoded by the coding sequence ATGTTAGAGAAAATTGATGCAAATGCATTGGAGCTCAGCGAGAAGGTCGTAACGATAAACCGCGTTACGAAGGTCGTTAAGGGCGGCCGTATCTACAAGTTCGCAGCGCTTGTAGTCGTTGGCGACGGCGACGGACACGTAGGCTGCGGCATGGGCAAGGCAGCCGAGGTTCCCGAGGCAATAAGAAAGGGAATAGAAGACGCGAAAAAGAACATCATAAAGGTCTCTTTGGACGAATCTACCGTGCCTCATGAGACCATAGGCGCTTTCGGAGCGGCAAGAGTTCTCTTAAAGCCGGCCGCACCCGGTACCGGCGTTATCGCAGGCGGCCCCGTTCGTGCCGTTTTGGAGCTCGCAGGCATAAAGGATATAAGAACAAAATCTCTCAGATCTAACAATCCGAGAAATGTTGTAATGGCAACGATAGCTGGTCTTGCAAGCATGAGAGACGCCGAAAAGGTAGCTTCCACTCGCGGCAGGACTGTTGAGGAGATTATTGGATAG
- the rplR gene encoding 50S ribosomal protein L18, giving the protein MVTKPDKYKARAKRHNKIRRTLSGTPQRPRLNVFRSGKHIYAQIIDDVAGRTLVAASSLDKEFEGIGSNKEGAKTVGKLIAKKAIDAGIESVVFDRGGYLYHGRIKELADGAREGGLKF; this is encoded by the coding sequence GTGGTAACGAAACCCGATAAATACAAGGCGCGCGCAAAACGCCATAACAAAATAAGGCGCACACTTTCCGGTACTCCCCAAAGACCGAGACTTAACGTGTTCCGCAGCGGAAAGCACATCTATGCTCAGATCATCGATGACGTAGCGGGCAGAACTTTGGTTGCGGCTTCTTCGCTTGATAAAGAATTTGAGGGTATTGGCTCCAATAAAGAGGGCGCAAAGACTGTCGGAAAGCTCATTGCCAAGAAGGCGATTGACGCAGGCATTGAGAGTGTCGTATTCGACAGAGGCGGATATCTCTATCACGGCCGCATAAAGGAACTTGCGGACGGCGCTAGAGAAGGCGGACTGAAATTCTAA
- the rplF gene encoding 50S ribosomal protein L6 — protein sequence MSRIGRMPVVVPSDVKVTLDGNTITVKGPKGTLTRELHKDMIIEMEGNTITVKRPSDDKLHRSLHGLTRSLINNMVVGTKDGFKKELDVNGVGYRVQKQGKQLVMGLGYSHQVIMDEPEGITIECPTPNKIVVSGYDKQAVGQFAAEIREKRPPEPYKGKGIKYADEVIKRKEGKTGAKKK from the coding sequence ATGTCGAGAATAGGCAGAATGCCCGTTGTGGTTCCCTCCGACGTTAAAGTCACTTTAGACGGAAACACGATTACCGTTAAAGGCCCTAAGGGCACCTTAACGCGGGAACTTCACAAGGACATGATAATTGAGATGGAAGGCAATACGATAACGGTTAAGCGTCCGAGCGACGACAAGCTTCACCGTTCACTGCACGGCCTTACGAGATCTCTTATAAACAACATGGTTGTCGGCACCAAAGATGGCTTTAAAAAGGAACTCGATGTAAACGGCGTCGGCTACAGAGTGCAGAAGCAGGGCAAGCAGCTCGTTATGGGTCTTGGTTATTCGCACCAGGTAATAATGGATGAGCCCGAAGGCATCACGATAGAGTGCCCCACTCCCAATAAGATCGTTGTTTCGGGATATGACAAGCAGGCCGTAGGTCAGTTTGCAGCCGAGATAAGAGAGAAGAGACCGCCCGAACCGTATAAGGGCAAGGGCATAAAGTATGCAGACGAAGTTATAAAGCGCAAGGAAGGTAAGACCGGCGCTAAGAAGAAGTAA
- the rpsH gene encoding 30S ribosomal protein S8 translates to MYLTDPIADMLTRIRNASKAKHDSVDIPASNMKKAIAQILLDEGYIKNFQIINDDKQGVIRITLKYGPGKVNSLTGLKRISKPGLRVYASCDELPRVLKGLGIAIISTSKGIMTDKEARKQNVGGEVLAFIW, encoded by the coding sequence ATGTATTTGACTGATCCGATCGCGGATATGCTTACGCGCATAAGAAATGCATCGAAGGCAAAGCATGACAGTGTCGATATACCTGCGTCAAACATGAAGAAGGCCATTGCGCAGATACTTCTCGACGAAGGTTATATCAAGAACTTTCAGATAATCAACGACGACAAGCAGGGCGTTATCAGAATCACGCTGAAATACGGCCCCGGCAAGGTAAACTCCTTAACGGGTCTCAAGCGTATATCGAAGCCCGGCCTCAGAGTTTATGCAAGCTGCGACGAGCTCCCCAGAGTACTGAAGGGACTCGGCATTGCGATAATCTCTACGTCGAAGGGCATTATGACCGACAAGGAAGCAAGAAAGCAGAACGTCGGCGGCGAAGTTTTAGCGTTTATTTGGTAA
- a CDS encoding type Z 30S ribosomal protein S14, with amino-acid sequence MAKKAMVLKQQAEPKFSTRAYNRCKICGRPHGYLRKFGICRICFRELAYKGHIPGVKKASW; translated from the coding sequence ATGGCTAAAAAAGCGATGGTTTTAAAGCAGCAGGCGGAGCCTAAATTTTCCACCAGAGCATATAACAGATGCAAGATCTGCGGCCGTCCCCACGGCTATTTAAGAAAATTCGGTATTTGCCGTATCTGCTTCAGAGAGCTTGCTTACAAGGGACATATTCCCGGCGTAAAAAAGGCAAGCTGGTAA
- the rplE gene encoding 50S ribosomal protein L5, with protein MSRLKEKYTNEAAPALMKKFEYKSPMQIPKLDKVVINIGLGEAKDNQKALEGALSDLANITGQKAVITKAKKSVAAFKLREGMNIGAKVTLRSEKMYEFVDKLFSVALPRVRDFRGINPNAFDGRGNYALGIKEQLIFPEIEYDKIDAIRGMDIIFVTTAKTDEEARELLSLLGAPFVRA; from the coding sequence ATGTCTCGTTTAAAAGAAAAATATACAAATGAAGCAGCTCCGGCGCTTATGAAGAAGTTTGAATATAAGAGTCCCATGCAGATACCGAAGCTCGACAAGGTCGTTATAAACATAGGATTAGGCGAAGCAAAGGATAACCAGAAGGCATTGGAAGGCGCGCTTTCGGACCTCGCTAACATAACGGGTCAGAAGGCGGTTATAACCAAGGCTAAGAAGTCGGTTGCAGCCTTCAAGTTAAGAGAAGGCATGAACATCGGCGCAAAGGTCACCTTACGTTCCGAGAAGATGTACGAATTCGTTGACAAGCTCTTTTCGGTAGCGCTTCCGCGAGTTCGTGACTTCAGAGGCATAAACCCCAACGCATTTGACGGACGCGGCAACTATGCGCTCGGCATTAAGGAACAGCTTATATTCCCCGAAATAGAGTACGATAAGATCGATGCTATCCGTGGTATGGATATCATATTCGTTACGACGGCAAAAACCGATGAAGAGGCCCGCGAACTGTTGTCGCTTCTTGGCGCTCCGTTCGTACGCGCTTAA
- the rplX gene encoding 50S ribosomal protein L24, translating into MNNKVHVKKGDTVKILSGKDKGKTGKVLRVIPADRKVVVDGINVATTHVRPKRQGERGGIIKKEIPLYASKVINICPKCNKPTRLGHKFLENGKKVRVCKHCGETL; encoded by the coding sequence GTGAATAATAAAGTACACGTTAAAAAAGGCGACACCGTAAAGATACTTTCCGGCAAGGATAAGGGCAAGACCGGCAAGGTCTTGAGAGTTATCCCCGCTGACAGAAAAGTTGTTGTAGACGGTATAAACGTTGCAACTACTCATGTTCGCCCCAAGCGTCAGGGAGAGCGCGGAGGCATAATAAAGAAGGAGATCCCGCTCTACGCAAGTAAGGTCATAAACATCTGCCCCAAGTGCAATAAGCCGACCCGCCTTGGCCACAAGTTCTTAGAGAACGGCAAAAAGGTCCGCGTCTGCAAGCACTGCGGCGAGACCCTGTAA
- the rplN gene encoding 50S ribosomal protein L14, translating to MIQAQSFLRVADNTGAKEIMCIKVLGGSKRKYANIGDVIVASVKKAAPGGMVKKGDVVRCVIVRSAKGLRRADGTYIRFDDNAAVIIKEDKNPRGTRIFGPVARELRDKEYIKILSLAPEVL from the coding sequence TTGATTCAGGCACAATCATTTTTGAGAGTAGCCGATAATACCGGCGCGAAGGAAATCATGTGCATTAAGGTCCTCGGCGGCTCGAAGAGAAAGTACGCTAACATCGGAGACGTAATAGTGGCTTCTGTTAAGAAAGCTGCTCCCGGCGGCATGGTTAAAAAAGGCGATGTTGTTAGGTGCGTAATAGTTCGTTCGGCTAAGGGCTTGAGACGTGCAGACGGAACATATATCAGATTTGACGATAATGCAGCCGTAATAATCAAAGAAGACAAAAACCCCAGGGGAACCCGTATATTCGGCCCTGTTGCAAGAGAGCTCCGCGATAAGGAATACATTAAGATCCTTTCGCTTGCTCCGGAAGTACTTTAA